One genomic segment of Bradyrhizobium prioriisuperbiae includes these proteins:
- a CDS encoding alpha/beta hydrolase: protein MDTEVRRYESLRAGDIRFAYHRSGHGGLPIVLLHGWPQTSHAWRRVAPLLVSECDVVIPDLPGFGYTSKPDGGFDKKTIACRLRDFVRALGLSRIALAGHDLGGHVAYAYSAQWPEEVSHLIFIESSLPSFGQEEAMDVSKGGSWHFGFNMAGDISEELVRGREKLFVDHFMRREKVGLFDSNSVSDADIEHYARALQRPGALRSSFSYYRTLPIDRSDNSVWGRTPLPMPVLAIGTEWGYGPASEHTIRRVAKDVRATIIERCGHYPAEETPSELARVITDFLVTAPSIAR from the coding sequence GTGGACACTGAAGTGAGACGTTACGAATCCCTGCGAGCCGGTGACATCCGCTTCGCCTATCACCGGTCAGGCCATGGCGGACTTCCGATCGTTTTGCTTCATGGCTGGCCACAAACATCGCATGCTTGGCGCCGGGTGGCACCGCTCCTGGTTTCAGAATGCGATGTCGTGATTCCTGATTTGCCGGGCTTTGGCTACACGTCGAAACCCGATGGCGGCTTCGATAAAAAGACAATTGCCTGTCGCCTCAGGGATTTTGTGCGGGCGCTTGGTTTGTCGCGCATCGCGTTGGCCGGTCACGATCTCGGTGGGCACGTCGCCTATGCCTACTCCGCACAATGGCCGGAAGAGGTTAGCCACCTGATCTTCATCGAGAGCAGCCTTCCGAGTTTCGGCCAGGAAGAAGCGATGGACGTGTCGAAAGGTGGAAGCTGGCACTTCGGCTTCAATATGGCTGGCGACATCTCCGAGGAGTTGGTTCGCGGACGGGAGAAGCTTTTCGTGGATCATTTCATGCGGCGCGAGAAAGTTGGACTCTTCGATTCAAATTCAGTGAGCGACGCCGACATCGAACATTACGCACGCGCGCTTCAGCGACCAGGCGCGTTGAGGTCCTCCTTTAGCTACTACCGCACGTTACCAATCGACCGGAGCGATAATTCCGTCTGGGGACGGACGCCCCTGCCAATGCCCGTCCTGGCGATCGGAACTGAGTGGGGCTACGGCCCCGCTTCCGAACACACCATTCGTCGGGTCGCGAAAGATGTTCGGGCCACGATCATCGAACGCTGCGGACATTACCCTGCAGAGGAAACTCCGAGCGAGTTAGCTCGCGTGATCACTGATTTCTTGGTGACGGCACCATCGATCGCACGTTGA
- a CDS encoding TetR/AcrR family transcriptional regulator, with product MGVFWSSGYYATSLPDLLEATNLSRGSLYAAFGDKHGLFLHALDRYIAESLTRLDVELDPQKDALAGVRACLARYVERTSGAAGKRGCLVVATAMELAGHDTEVEQRIRRFFKAMETRLTAALVRAKSGGRLADGVEPATAARLILCLLEGMRVVSKTSSDRSASQAVVQTLIDRFAK from the coding sequence ATGGGCGTTTTCTGGTCGTCTGGTTATTACGCGACATCGTTGCCTGACCTCCTTGAGGCAACAAATCTTTCACGCGGAAGCCTCTATGCAGCCTTTGGCGACAAGCACGGGCTTTTCTTGCATGCTCTCGACCGATACATCGCCGAGTCCTTGACGCGCCTCGATGTCGAGTTGGACCCGCAAAAAGATGCTTTGGCTGGCGTCCGAGCGTGTCTTGCGAGATACGTCGAGCGGACCAGTGGGGCTGCCGGAAAGCGGGGGTGCCTAGTCGTGGCGACCGCCATGGAATTGGCTGGCCATGACACCGAGGTAGAGCAGCGAATTCGGCGGTTTTTTAAGGCAATGGAGACGCGGCTGACGGCGGCATTGGTGCGCGCAAAGTCGGGAGGTCGACTAGCGGATGGTGTCGAGCCCGCAACGGCCGCCCGCTTGATTCTGTGTCTGCTCGAAGGCATGCGTGTCGTTAGCAAGACGAGTTCGGACCGGAGTGCATCCCAAGCCGTGGTCCAGACCCTTATCGATCGCTTCGCAAAGTAG
- a CDS encoding ABC transporter substrate-binding protein — MGSVTNKPVNVAVVTYLSGRAAAPFGFPARNAAELMVEAINAGDELPEPYSSRGFAGRKLSLRVYDEGGSESDQVEQLQRIRADGADIVVGYAGSAIAMAIAPIAEELRLLTVIAGGGASQLFARQWDWVFRTQTTTTTDAVGAARYVAAQLGFCGLGFGGINQQYVWGTDSWREFRAALQVLQPDAQEVGGHFAPLYSGAVDTPIKILKEQGVQLVHSGNWGLDLFRLVEVARKAIPDARLLLVSGESGLHRLAKTIPEGTIIGGRGSHGLLAHDTELNRWFNACYRDRYEVAPIYPSYGVANALLGLKAAWDKAGATSATIDIASLLAGSTFEGVGSTISMARANGRQAVAEAVYGTVKRSPGGEIELTEIMRFRPSEVNPPDGMAGLEWIESRFGNR, encoded by the coding sequence ATGGGGTCGGTTACAAACAAGCCCGTAAATGTGGCCGTCGTGACCTATCTCTCGGGGCGCGCAGCTGCGCCTTTCGGCTTTCCCGCCCGGAATGCCGCAGAACTCATGGTGGAAGCCATCAACGCCGGAGACGAACTACCCGAGCCATACTCGTCTCGGGGCTTCGCCGGTCGCAAGTTGTCCTTGAGAGTTTACGACGAGGGCGGCTCAGAGAGCGACCAGGTCGAACAGTTGCAGCGCATACGCGCCGACGGTGCAGACATTGTCGTTGGCTACGCGGGCAGCGCAATTGCGATGGCCATTGCTCCTATCGCCGAAGAGCTACGCCTGCTGACCGTCATCGCCGGCGGCGGCGCGAGTCAGTTATTCGCTCGGCAATGGGACTGGGTGTTTCGTACCCAAACGACAACAACAACGGACGCTGTCGGAGCTGCTCGCTATGTGGCAGCCCAACTCGGTTTCTGTGGCTTGGGTTTTGGCGGCATCAACCAACAATACGTTTGGGGAACGGATAGTTGGAGAGAATTTCGCGCGGCATTGCAGGTTCTTCAGCCGGATGCCCAAGAGGTGGGGGGGCATTTCGCCCCGCTATATTCAGGTGCAGTTGATACCCCGATCAAAATTCTGAAAGAGCAAGGTGTCCAACTCGTACATTCCGGTAATTGGGGTCTTGATCTGTTTCGGTTGGTAGAAGTCGCACGGAAAGCAATACCGGACGCGCGCTTGCTTTTGGTTTCCGGAGAAAGCGGACTTCACCGTCTGGCTAAGACAATTCCTGAGGGGACAATCATCGGTGGCCGCGGTTCGCACGGGCTGTTGGCACACGACACAGAGTTGAATCGCTGGTTCAATGCCTGCTACCGCGACCGATACGAAGTAGCGCCGATTTATCCCTCGTATGGAGTTGCCAACGCGCTACTCGGTCTGAAGGCTGCGTGGGACAAGGCCGGCGCAACTTCAGCGACGATTGATATCGCGTCATTGCTGGCCGGTTCAACTTTCGAAGGTGTGGGATCCACTATCTCTATGGCTCGTGCGAACGGTCGTCAGGCCGTCGCGGAGGCTGTCTACGGGACGGTAAAGCGGAGCCCGGGCGGGGAAATAGAGCTGACCGAAATAATGCGCTTTCGGCCGAGCGAGGTAAACCCGCCGGACGGAATGGCCGGACTGGAGTGGATTGAGAGTCGTTTCGGCAACCGGTAA
- a CDS encoding SDR family oxidoreductase, whose translation MKIELKGRKAIVTGSTAGIGRATAEGLVRAGASVVVNGRKQERVDEAVRQMRKSFPGNEISGVVADLSTAEGAKAFCAQVPDADILVNNVGTAFIREYKGVEDIAKIPDEDWLGLFQLNVMSGVRLTRHYVPRMVAKGWGRVVFVSSESAVNIPKEMLDYGMTKTAQLAVSRGLAEAVAATGVTVNAVLPGPTRSEILGDFMAKQAEANGITQEQAEQGFLKAMRPTTLIQRFATTDEVANMIVYVCSEQASATSGAALRVDGGVVRFVA comes from the coding sequence ATGAAGATCGAACTGAAGGGCCGCAAGGCGATCGTAACGGGATCTACCGCCGGCATCGGCCGCGCGACCGCGGAAGGACTGGTACGTGCCGGCGCTTCGGTCGTCGTCAACGGCCGAAAGCAAGAGCGAGTCGACGAAGCTGTGCGGCAGATGCGCAAGTCGTTCCCGGGGAATGAGATCTCGGGCGTCGTCGCCGATCTCTCGACCGCCGAGGGCGCCAAAGCCTTTTGCGCGCAGGTGCCGGACGCCGACATCCTCGTGAACAACGTCGGTACGGCTTTCATCCGGGAATACAAAGGCGTCGAGGACATTGCGAAAATCCCCGACGAGGACTGGCTTGGCCTGTTCCAGTTGAATGTGATGAGCGGCGTGCGCCTGACGCGCCACTACGTGCCGCGCATGGTGGCGAAAGGCTGGGGCCGCGTCGTGTTCGTGAGCAGCGAATCCGCGGTCAACATCCCCAAGGAAATGCTTGACTACGGCATGACCAAGACCGCGCAACTCGCGGTCTCGCGCGGGCTTGCCGAGGCGGTCGCGGCCACGGGCGTAACCGTCAACGCCGTCCTGCCGGGACCGACCCGTTCCGAGATCCTGGGTGACTTCATGGCGAAGCAGGCCGAGGCAAACGGAATCACACAAGAGCAAGCCGAGCAAGGCTTCCTGAAGGCGATGCGTCCGACCACGCTCATCCAACGCTTTGCGACCACCGACGAGGTCGCCAACATGATCGTCTACGTGTGCTCGGAGCAAGCTTCCGCGACCAGTGGGGCGGCGCTGCGCGTAGACGGCGGCGTCGTCCGCTTCGTCGCTTAG
- a CDS encoding TetR/AcrR family transcriptional regulator, whose translation MKADMSEPASQIDEQSFRTQILDAARIQVRRHGEAKTNVVDIARALGTSHTTIYRHFRSKADIFDALVIEAMRDEEEMANRFVETDGPIVERLEGMVLALHARKRERFATDPEVYGLYRRIVEERPEIITAYSVAMTALIARILADGVRRKQIRIDNVEAAAVVVRDAVTVFVHPAHVATAVAAGLPSERMARNVVRTLCAAFQAGVDLV comes from the coding sequence ATGAAGGCCGACATGTCCGAACCCGCCTCACAAATCGACGAACAGTCCTTTCGTACGCAGATCCTCGACGCGGCGCGCATCCAGGTACGACGCCACGGCGAGGCCAAGACGAACGTGGTGGACATTGCCCGCGCCCTCGGCACCTCACACACGACGATCTACCGGCACTTCCGCAGCAAGGCGGATATATTCGACGCCTTGGTGATCGAAGCGATGCGTGACGAGGAGGAGATGGCAAACCGTTTCGTCGAGACGGATGGACCCATCGTCGAGCGTCTGGAAGGAATGGTGCTGGCACTGCATGCCCGTAAGCGCGAACGTTTTGCGACCGATCCTGAGGTTTACGGGCTCTATCGCCGCATCGTTGAAGAGCGGCCGGAGATCATCACGGCCTACTCGGTCGCGATGACGGCCTTGATCGCCCGCATCCTCGCCGATGGCGTCCGGCGCAAGCAGATCCGGATCGACAACGTCGAGGCCGCGGCGGTCGTCGTGCGAGACGCCGTCACCGTCTTTGTTCATCCTGCACATGTTGCCACCGCCGTTGCGGCCGGCTTGCCCAGCGAGCGGATGGCCCGCAACGTCGTGCGTACGCTTTGCGCGGCGTTCCAAGCCGGGGTCGACCTGGTCTGA
- a CDS encoding NAD-dependent epimerase/dehydratase family protein, with amino-acid sequence MANLNIPPEPSRTALVTGGSGFVGGRLIPHLLERGWKVRALARSPQSEAEVRALGATPVKGSLAEKSALRDAMAGCEVVFHVAAHFKLWGKQSLFDQANVEGTRNVVDAAAATASVRRVIAVSAAAVVMGDPEPMIDIDETLPLQFRAFSPYSSSKAKGERLVLGANRVRPDFETIALRPPFVWGAGMPTLEEMVETVHAGRWQWVDGGRQAMSSCHVDNLCDALVLAADRGRGGEAYFVADGEKSTLKGFISALLATRGVSVSDKAVPFRVAWTMAGLMGAVWRLLRLKGQPPITRQMLRLIGKPFTVRTDKAQADLGYTPRTTMSNGLAAMGGAKSGPAGLTSHRGDRHAVAAS; translated from the coding sequence ATGGCGAACTTGAACATCCCCCCCGAACCATCCCGCACCGCGCTCGTGACCGGCGGTTCGGGCTTCGTCGGCGGACGGCTGATTCCACATCTGCTGGAACGCGGCTGGAAGGTTCGGGCGCTCGCGCGAAGTCCTCAAAGCGAGGCCGAAGTGCGAGCGCTGGGTGCCACGCCGGTAAAAGGCAGCCTCGCTGAAAAGTCAGCGTTGCGAGACGCCATGGCGGGTTGCGAGGTAGTGTTCCACGTGGCCGCGCACTTCAAGCTCTGGGGCAAGCAGTCGCTTTTCGATCAGGCGAACGTCGAAGGAACGCGCAATGTCGTGGACGCGGCCGCGGCCACCGCAAGTGTGCGCAGGGTGATCGCTGTCAGCGCGGCCGCTGTGGTGATGGGTGACCCCGAGCCTATGATAGATATAGACGAGACCCTTCCCCTGCAGTTCCGCGCCTTCTCCCCTTACAGCTCCTCGAAGGCTAAAGGCGAGCGCCTCGTATTGGGCGCTAACCGCGTGCGACCTGACTTCGAAACGATCGCGCTGCGCCCACCATTCGTCTGGGGTGCCGGGATGCCGACCCTCGAAGAAATGGTCGAGACCGTACATGCCGGCCGCTGGCAATGGGTCGACGGCGGTCGGCAGGCGATGTCGAGCTGTCACGTCGACAACCTTTGCGATGCACTTGTTCTCGCCGCGGACCGAGGCCGTGGCGGCGAGGCCTATTTCGTTGCCGACGGTGAGAAAAGCACACTCAAGGGCTTCATCTCGGCTTTGCTCGCCACTCGCGGCGTAAGCGTGTCCGACAAGGCTGTCCCGTTCCGGGTGGCTTGGACGATGGCAGGTCTGATGGGAGCTGTCTGGCGCCTGCTGCGCCTCAAGGGGCAGCCTCCCATCACTCGCCAGATGCTCCGATTGATCGGAAAGCCTTTCACGGTCCGCACCGACAAGGCGCAGGCCGATCTGGGGTACACGCCGCGAACCACGATGAGCAACGGACTAGCCGCCATGGGAGGCGCCAAGTCCGGCCCTGCCGGTTTGACTTCTCATCGGGGCGACCGCCACGCTGTCGCTGCGTCCTGA
- a CDS encoding MBL fold metallo-hydrolase, whose product MVSNRPSRRSAIAGFTALIASVLPNRAFARTNTYYQGPASDHFDGTRFFNPGTRDEDRGLVDVLRWQLGSRATPWPATLPAIVPDRPPARLETARCRVSFVGHASFLVQVDGLNILLDPVWSERASPLAFAGPARHSPPGIAFDDLPPIDTVLVSHSHYDHMDLGTLARLWRRDRPRIIVPLGNDAIIRGADHTIAVESGDWGDSIRLNPQVVVHLRRTHHWSARGLNDRRHALWASFVIEAPGGGIYFVGDTAFGDGGTFRDVARAHPRLRLALLPVGGYAPRWFMKDQHMNPAEAVEALRLCGARQAIGHHWGTFRLTDEGYDEPFRDLATALAEAGMPPQSFATLLPGSVVNLS is encoded by the coding sequence ATGGTGAGCAACAGGCCCTCGCGACGCTCGGCAATTGCGGGCTTCACCGCTCTCATTGCGAGCGTTCTGCCGAACCGCGCGTTCGCACGAACCAACACCTATTATCAAGGACCGGCCAGCGACCACTTCGACGGCACACGCTTCTTCAATCCGGGCACCAGGGACGAGGACCGTGGCCTGGTCGACGTTCTGCGTTGGCAGCTTGGCTCCCGCGCGACGCCTTGGCCGGCCACCCTGCCTGCTATCGTCCCCGACCGGCCGCCGGCGCGGTTGGAAACAGCTCGTTGTCGCGTCTCGTTCGTTGGTCACGCGAGTTTCCTCGTTCAAGTCGATGGCCTTAATATCCTCCTCGATCCGGTCTGGTCGGAACGCGCCAGCCCGCTGGCGTTTGCCGGGCCGGCGCGACACAGTCCGCCCGGCATCGCCTTCGACGACTTGCCACCCATCGACACGGTCCTCGTCAGCCACAGTCACTACGATCACATGGATCTCGGCACGCTCGCCCGCCTCTGGCGGCGCGACCGGCCTCGAATCATCGTGCCGCTCGGCAACGATGCCATCATTCGGGGTGCGGACCACACCATTGCTGTTGAGAGCGGCGACTGGGGTGACAGTATTCGTTTGAACCCGCAGGTCGTCGTTCATCTTCGCCGGACGCACCACTGGTCGGCACGCGGACTCAACGACAGGCGGCACGCTTTGTGGGCGTCGTTTGTAATCGAGGCGCCGGGTGGCGGCATCTACTTCGTGGGCGACACGGCCTTCGGCGATGGCGGCACGTTTCGTGACGTGGCCCGCGCGCATCCACGGCTGCGGTTGGCGCTGCTGCCCGTCGGGGGTTACGCGCCTCGCTGGTTCATGAAGGATCAACATATGAATCCGGCCGAGGCCGTGGAAGCCTTGCGCCTCTGCGGTGCGCGGCAAGCGATCGGTCATCACTGGGGTACGTTCCGCCTCACGGACGAAGGTTACGATGAACCGTTCCGAGACCTAGCCACGGCGCTCGCGGAAGCAGGGATGCCTCCCCAATCGTTTGCAACGCTACTGCCGGGCTCCGTTGTGAATCTTTCCTAA
- a CDS encoding nuclear transport factor 2 family protein produces the protein MSIEQNTQIVRDFFAAMGRSDRQGLLALSAENIEWIIPGEDWPLAGTHRGHAGLADLLQQASETVETSYPAPPEFVARGDRVLVVGFAKGKIKATNRAFEDHWIFAITVRNGKLTNIREYIDTQALARASKMDASPRP, from the coding sequence ATGAGCATCGAACAGAATACCCAGATCGTTAGGGACTTCTTTGCGGCAATGGGCCGAAGCGACAGGCAAGGTCTGCTCGCGTTGTCCGCCGAGAACATCGAGTGGATCATTCCGGGCGAGGACTGGCCGCTGGCCGGTACGCATCGTGGGCATGCGGGATTGGCGGATTTGCTTCAGCAGGCTTCCGAGACGGTGGAGACTTCTTACCCAGCGCCTCCCGAATTCGTAGCACGAGGAGACCGGGTTCTGGTCGTCGGCTTCGCAAAGGGAAAAATCAAAGCGACGAATAGAGCGTTCGAGGATCATTGGATCTTCGCCATAACCGTCCGAAATGGCAAACTTACGAACATCCGGGAGTATATCGATACGCAAGCACTGGCGCGCGCATCTAAGATGGACGCGAGCCCCAGGCCGTAG
- a CDS encoding nuclear transport factor 2 family protein, producing MPGNEAIIRELYAAGEGRGTDTEKFVSMFSAEGYMWDMATGVKFRGQAIGDSIARLANAFPDVHREMLNVYVAGNVVVVETAIQGTHRGELALASGTLAPTGKVIDVPSCDVFHLENGKIVSFHCYNEASAMQQQLGVGPG from the coding sequence ATGCCCGGCAATGAAGCAATCATCAGAGAGCTCTATGCAGCGGGAGAAGGGCGAGGAACTGATACCGAAAAGTTCGTCTCCATGTTCTCTGCCGAAGGTTACATGTGGGATATGGCTACCGGCGTGAAGTTCCGCGGGCAGGCCATCGGCGATTCCATTGCGCGACTCGCAAACGCCTTTCCCGACGTCCACCGTGAAATGTTGAACGTCTACGTCGCGGGGAATGTCGTCGTCGTAGAGACCGCAATTCAGGGGACGCACAGAGGTGAACTTGCCCTTGCTTCCGGAACACTAGCTCCGACGGGCAAGGTGATCGACGTCCCGTCCTGCGATGTCTTTCACCTCGAGAACGGGAAGATAGTATCCTTTCATTGCTACAACGAGGCATCCGCGATGCAGCAGCAACTAGGCGTCGGTCCCGGCTGA
- a CDS encoding NADPH-dependent F420 reductase, with protein MRTISIVGAGKMATAIAGRIANAGHNVEVVNRDPARARALADRLAAGTTTGAYGAAPAGDIVILAVPYTGAAAAVADFGKALDGKVIIDITNPVAPDLSGLVTPHGSSGAQEIAKSLPAGAHVVKAFNTMFGHVLAKGGRLDAFIAGDDAKAKMRVSTFLESLGLRPLDVGGLNMAQTLEALGLMMIGLAKSGAGTWDVALKVEIG; from the coding sequence ATGAGAACCATCAGCATCGTAGGCGCAGGAAAGATGGCCACGGCGATCGCCGGCCGTATTGCCAACGCCGGGCATAACGTCGAGGTCGTCAACCGCGACCCCGCCAGGGCGCGGGCGTTGGCCGACCGGCTCGCAGCCGGAACAACCACAGGGGCTTACGGCGCGGCGCCAGCGGGCGACATTGTCATCCTCGCCGTGCCGTACACAGGTGCGGCGGCGGCGGTGGCCGACTTTGGGAAAGCGCTCGACGGCAAGGTGATCATCGACATCACCAACCCGGTTGCCCCCGACCTCTCGGGCCTCGTCACGCCCCACGGCAGTTCTGGCGCACAGGAGATCGCCAAGAGCCTCCCCGCCGGCGCGCATGTCGTGAAGGCGTTCAACACCATGTTTGGCCACGTCCTTGCCAAGGGTGGACGGCTCGACGCGTTCATCGCAGGCGACGATGCGAAGGCGAAGATGCGCGTCTCGACCTTCCTCGAGAGTCTCGGGTTGCGTCCGCTCGACGTCGGCGGCCTCAACATGGCCCAGACGCTCGAGGCACTCGGCCTGATGATGATCGGCCTGGCCAAAAGCGGCGCAGGCACCTGGGACGTCGCGTTGAAAGTCGAGATCGGCTGA
- a CDS encoding SDR family oxidoreductase, producing MHVFVIGGTGHSGPYIISELVAAGHEVTALARSDAAVAAVSALGAKARRGSLEDLDGLKAAAADFDGVIHVAHRQDLLTFGGLDAVAAAERQIMLAYGEALAGSGKALVVSGSIGSPGWENLGRPATEEDPALPGGEAYRGTLRVRNIVETTVIDLAEREVRSSIVRIPPVMHSTTDHAGFLPLLIGLAKEKGVIGYPGDGTNVWPAVHVRDLASLFRLALEKGPAGKYWHGIEGESIRFREIAEAIGSRLGLPAVSIPADVLMLPGYFGFLTNLVTLDLPASNAITRQALGWRPAQPGLLEDLDNGHYFPSVEPA from the coding sequence ATGCACGTCTTCGTCATCGGCGGGACCGGCCATTCCGGTCCTTACATCATTTCCGAGCTCGTCGCCGCCGGCCACGAAGTCACCGCCCTGGCCCGGTCGGACGCGGCTGTTGCGGCGGTGTCTGCGCTCGGCGCGAAGGCGCGTCGCGGCAGCCTCGAGGATCTCGACGGGCTCAAGGCGGCGGCCGCGGACTTCGACGGCGTCATTCACGTCGCGCACAGGCAAGACCTGCTTACCTTCGGCGGACTCGACGCCGTGGCCGCCGCGGAGCGCCAGATCATGCTCGCATACGGCGAGGCACTGGCAGGCTCCGGAAAAGCGCTGGTCGTGTCGGGCAGCATCGGCTCGCCAGGATGGGAAAACCTAGGCCGGCCAGCCACAGAGGAGGACCCGGCCCTTCCCGGCGGCGAGGCGTACAGGGGTACTCTGCGGGTTCGCAACATCGTGGAGACGACCGTAATCGACCTCGCGGAGCGAGAAGTGCGGTCTTCGATCGTGCGGATTCCTCCCGTCATGCACAGCACGACCGATCATGCCGGGTTCCTGCCGCTGCTGATCGGGCTCGCGAAGGAGAAGGGCGTCATCGGGTATCCCGGAGACGGCACGAACGTTTGGCCGGCCGTGCACGTCCGCGATCTCGCCTCCTTGTTCCGCTTGGCGCTGGAGAAGGGCCCGGCCGGCAAATATTGGCACGGGATCGAGGGCGAGAGCATCCGGTTTCGCGAGATCGCCGAGGCCATCGGCAGCCGTCTCGGCCTGCCGGCCGTGAGCATTCCCGCCGACGTACTGATGCTGCCGGGATATTTCGGGTTTCTCACGAATTTGGTCACGCTGGACCTCCCGGCGTCCAATGCCATCACGCGTCAGGCCCTCGGCTGGAGACCCGCTCAGCCCGGCCTGCTCGAGGACCTCGACAACGGCCACTACTTCCCGTCGGTCGAGCCCGCCTAG
- a CDS encoding SDR family NAD(P)-dependent oxidoreductase translates to MNRLNGKTAVITGGATGIGHAAAKRFVEEGAFVFIYGRRQEALDAAVADLGPNARAVKGSVSNEADLDRLYAAVKAERGTLDIVFANAGAGSQLPLGKITAEHIDETFDTNVKGTIFTVQKALPLMGKGGSIILTGSSAGTTGAPAFTAYSASKAAVRNLARTWAEDLKGTGIRVNVLSPGPTATELAKAALGEEGQRAFAAMNPLQRMADPAELGAAAAFLASPDSSFMTASELAVDGGLAQL, encoded by the coding sequence ATGAACAGACTGAATGGAAAAACCGCCGTGATCACCGGTGGCGCCACCGGCATCGGCCACGCTGCCGCGAAGCGCTTCGTCGAGGAGGGTGCATTCGTCTTCATCTACGGCCGCCGGCAGGAAGCGCTCGACGCCGCTGTGGCCGACCTCGGGCCCAATGCCCGCGCGGTGAAGGGCTCGGTATCCAATGAGGCCGACCTCGACCGACTCTACGCGGCAGTGAAGGCCGAGCGCGGAACCCTCGACATTGTCTTCGCCAATGCCGGGGCGGGAAGCCAGCTTCCGCTCGGCAAGATCACCGCCGAGCACATTGACGAAACCTTCGACACCAATGTGAAGGGTACGATCTTCACGGTCCAGAAGGCGCTGCCGCTGATGGGCAAGGGCGGTTCGATCATCCTGACCGGATCGAGCGCCGGCACCACGGGCGCCCCGGCGTTCACCGCTTACAGCGCGAGCAAGGCGGCAGTGCGTAACCTCGCAAGGACATGGGCGGAGGACCTGAAGGGCACCGGCATACGGGTAAACGTGCTGTCGCCGGGGCCGACAGCGACCGAGCTCGCGAAGGCGGCGTTGGGCGAAGAGGGCCAGAGAGCCTTCGCCGCGATGAACCCGCTCCAACGCATGGCCGATCCGGCGGAGCTCGGGGCAGCGGCTGCGTTTCTAGCATCTCCGGACAGCAGCTTCATGACCGCGAGCGAACTCGCCGTCGACGGCGGCCTCGCCCAACTCTGA
- a CDS encoding malonic semialdehyde reductase yields the protein MTAALSDHSLDQIFRSARTPNGWADRPVEDATVREVYDLMKWGPTSANSSPARFVWVRSADGKATLAGLAMEPNKPKILKAPVTVIIGHDLDFAGELPKLMPHNAEAMQKAFAAPGVAEVTAMRNGTLQGAYLIVAARALGLDCGPMSGFDNAGVDKAFFSGTRVRSNFICCIGHGDPASVFPRNPRLSFEEAGRWA from the coding sequence ATGACAGCCGCATTGTCCGACCACTCACTCGATCAGATATTCCGTTCCGCCCGCACCCCCAACGGTTGGGCAGATCGTCCCGTTGAGGACGCTACGGTGCGCGAGGTCTACGACCTCATGAAATGGGGGCCGACATCTGCGAACAGCAGTCCCGCGCGTTTCGTTTGGGTCCGTAGCGCGGACGGCAAGGCAACGCTCGCGGGGCTTGCCATGGAACCGAACAAGCCGAAAATTCTGAAGGCTCCTGTCACGGTCATCATCGGTCACGATCTGGATTTCGCCGGCGAGCTTCCGAAGCTCATGCCTCACAACGCCGAGGCCATGCAGAAGGCCTTTGCGGCACCGGGCGTGGCTGAGGTGACGGCAATGCGTAACGGGACGTTGCAGGGCGCCTATCTCATCGTCGCTGCGCGGGCGTTGGGGCTGGACTGCGGCCCCATGTCCGGCTTCGACAATGCCGGCGTGGACAAGGCGTTCTTCTCGGGCACGCGGGTCCGGTCGAACTTCATCTGCTGCATCGGGCACGGCGATCCAGCTTCCGTGTTCCCGCGCAATCCTCGCCTAAGTTTTGAGGAAGCCGGTCGCTGGGCGTAA